One Obesumbacterium proteus DNA window includes the following coding sequences:
- the leuO gene encoding transcriptional regulator LeuO: MSVQNEVMSLAENGSTELVQLRNVDLNLLTVFDAVMQVQNITRAAHALGMSQPAVSNAVARLKIMFNDELFMRYGRGIQPTHRAYQLFGSIRQALQIVQNELPGAGFNPLVSERVFNVAICSPLDIRLTAKLFNQIKESASHVQLHLNSSVNENIERKLRYQEKDFLISYSHFESEEYSCEPLFKDEFVLAVSKNHPRINNMVSYQQLLVEQHAVVGLNLFSSLSRSYYEASELARCVAYQGTDMNSVLSVVSKTEMVAIAPRWLVEDYAEHLNLSVVLLSDLERERTCYLSWHHAAERDSGHQWMKAVLSDFGSKF; this comes from the coding sequence ATGTCAGTACAAAACGAGGTTATGTCTTTGGCCGAAAATGGAAGTACAGAACTGGTTCAACTCAGAAACGTTGACCTTAATTTGCTGACTGTCTTTGACGCGGTCATGCAGGTGCAAAATATCACGCGTGCGGCCCATGCTTTGGGCATGTCTCAGCCTGCGGTAAGTAACGCCGTTGCTCGACTGAAGATCATGTTCAACGACGAGCTCTTTATGCGCTATGGCCGTGGTATCCAGCCAACGCATCGGGCATATCAGCTGTTTGGGTCGATTCGCCAAGCATTGCAGATCGTACAGAATGAACTCCCTGGAGCAGGCTTTAATCCGCTGGTCAGTGAACGTGTATTTAATGTGGCGATTTGTAGCCCATTAGATATTCGACTAACCGCAAAGCTGTTTAATCAAATTAAAGAGAGCGCATCTCACGTTCAGTTACATTTAAACTCATCGGTAAATGAAAATATTGAACGTAAATTACGCTATCAAGAAAAAGATTTCTTGATCAGCTATAGCCATTTTGAAAGTGAAGAATACTCTTGCGAGCCTCTATTTAAAGATGAGTTCGTTTTAGCCGTATCCAAGAACCATCCAAGAATTAATAATATGGTCAGCTATCAGCAGCTCTTGGTTGAGCAACATGCTGTTGTTGGTTTGAATTTATTCTCATCACTGAGTCGTAGTTATTATGAGGCAAGTGAACTGGCGCGTTGTGTTGCATATCAAGGTACCGATATGAACAGCGTATTGAGCGTGGTATCGAAAACTGAAATGGTGGCCATTGCCCCACGCTGGTTGGTTGAGGACTATGCTGAACACTTAAATCTTTCTGTCGTGTTACTCAGTGATTTGGAAAGAGAACGTACTTGTTACCTGAGCTGGCACCATGCCGCAGAACGCGATAGCGGTCATCAGTGGATGAAAGCGGTACTGAGCGATTTCGGCAGTAAGTTTTAA
- a CDS encoding AMP-dependent synthetase/ligase, with translation MINELNKYHLVKRIQQQIKTIPQRVALREWSAQGETSFTWQQVGRRVEKLALALCALGVDVQDRVAIFAHNSVSWTLVDLAILHLRAITVPVYSTNTAGQTAFVLNDADVRILFVDGQSQYNAALALRGVCPQLERIIVMSDSIDMQGCDIACTLDDFAASAQESYLPQLAERIAQADMSDLFTLIYTSGTTGEPKGVMLNYTNMGAQLRLHDERLTVTADDVSLCFLPLSHVFERAWSFYVMHSGAQNVYLGDTNQVREAMQSVKPTVMCAVPRFYEKIFSAIHEKVAQAKWHKRAMFKWAIWVGEKCFLTERTGRKPSPALAAMHKLADKLVLSKLRGILGGRVRFLPAAGAKLDDNVILFFQALGANIKYGYGMTETCATVSCWEENDFRFGSIGKPLPDVEVRIGHENEIQVRGPIVMCGYFNKPLETAATFTEDGWLKTGDAGALDENGNLFITERLKDLMKTSNGKYIAPQMVEGTLAQDRFIEQVAVIADARKFVSALIVPCFESLEEYAKSINLKYHDRLDLLRHSHIVEMFDLRLREMQKGLAKFEQVKRFTLLPEAFSMEQGELTPTLKLRRKIINSRYQLEIESMYLER, from the coding sequence ATGATCAATGAGTTAAATAAATACCATCTGGTTAAACGAATTCAGCAGCAGATCAAAACCATACCGCAGCGTGTTGCGCTACGTGAGTGGTCTGCTCAAGGCGAAACTTCATTTACCTGGCAACAGGTAGGGCGTCGGGTTGAGAAACTCGCGCTAGCCTTGTGCGCTTTGGGTGTTGATGTGCAGGATCGCGTGGCTATCTTTGCTCACAACTCAGTTTCTTGGACTTTAGTTGATCTGGCGATTTTACATCTGCGAGCGATTACCGTTCCGGTGTACTCGACAAACACCGCAGGGCAGACCGCCTTTGTGCTTAATGATGCCGATGTGCGTATTCTGTTTGTTGATGGCCAATCTCAATATAATGCTGCGTTGGCGCTGCGTGGTGTTTGTCCGCAGTTAGAACGCATTATTGTTATGTCAGACAGCATTGACATGCAGGGCTGTGACATTGCCTGCACGCTTGATGATTTTGCCGCTAGCGCGCAAGAATCTTATTTGCCGCAGCTGGCCGAACGAATTGCTCAGGCTGATATGAGCGATCTGTTTACGCTCATTTATACCTCCGGCACCACCGGTGAACCAAAAGGTGTGATGTTGAATTACACCAATATGGGGGCGCAGCTTCGCCTGCATGATGAGCGTTTAACCGTCACTGCCGATGATGTTTCTCTCTGCTTCCTGCCGCTTTCTCACGTATTTGAACGTGCGTGGAGCTTCTATGTGATGCACTCTGGAGCACAGAATGTATACCTTGGCGATACCAATCAGGTTCGCGAGGCGATGCAATCGGTGAAGCCTACCGTTATGTGTGCTGTTCCGCGTTTTTACGAAAAAATCTTCAGCGCCATCCATGAAAAAGTGGCTCAGGCGAAGTGGCACAAGCGTGCCATGTTCAAGTGGGCTATTTGGGTGGGGGAAAAATGTTTCCTGACCGAGCGTACTGGGCGTAAACCAAGTCCTGCGCTGGCCGCCATGCATAAGCTGGCTGATAAGCTCGTTCTCAGCAAACTGCGAGGAATTTTAGGTGGGCGAGTGCGTTTTCTGCCTGCTGCTGGTGCAAAGCTGGATGATAATGTCATCCTATTTTTCCAAGCGTTAGGTGCCAATATCAAATACGGCTATGGCATGACAGAAACCTGTGCCACGGTGTCTTGCTGGGAAGAGAATGATTTCCGCTTTGGTTCTATTGGTAAACCTTTACCTGACGTAGAAGTCCGTATCGGTCATGAAAATGAAATCCAGGTACGTGGTCCTATCGTCATGTGTGGCTACTTTAATAAACCGTTGGAAACCGCCGCGACCTTTACTGAAGATGGCTGGTTAAAAACCGGTGACGCAGGGGCATTAGATGAGAATGGTAATTTGTTTATTACCGAGCGTCTGAAAGACTTGATGAAAACCTCTAACGGTAAATACATTGCGCCGCAGATGGTTGAAGGTACCTTAGCGCAGGATCGTTTCATTGAGCAGGTTGCGGTTATCGCTGACGCGCGTAAGTTTGTTTCTGCGCTGATCGTTCCGTGCTTTGAATCTTTGGAAGAGTACGCTAAGTCGATCAATCTGAAGTATCACGATCGTTTAGATCTGCTGCGTCATAGTCATATCGTTGAGATGTTTGATTTACGCCTGCGTGAAATGCAGAAAGGCTTAGCCAAGTTTGAGCAGGTTAAACGGTTTACTCTGCTGCCAGAGGCCTTCTCCATGGAGCAGGGCGAGCTGACACCCACGCTTAAACTACGTCGCAAGATCATTAACTCTCGCTATCAGCTGGAAATTGAATCCATGTATTTGGAACGATAG
- the ilvI gene encoding acetolactate synthase 3 large subunit, translating to MEMLSGAEMVVRSLIDQGVKHVFGYPGGAVLDIYDALHTVGGIEHVLVRHEQGAVHMADGFARATGEVGVVLVTSGPGATNAITGIATAYMDSVPMVVISGQVATSLIGNDAFQECDMVGISRPVVKHSFLVKHTEDIPTIIKKAFYLASTGRPGPVVVDLPKDIMNPAIKLPYSYPENVKMRSYSPTLQGHRGQIKRALQTLLAAKQPIIYAGGGVISSGCHEELRQLAERLNIPVTTSLMGLGGFPASHAQSLGMLGMHGTYEANMAMHNADVIFAVGVRFDDRTTNNLAKYCPNATVLHIDIDPTSISKTVDADIPIVGDAKEALATFLELLGQKEAKQDFDGLRDWWQNIAQWRARKCLSYDTNSGRIKPQQVIETLHRLTHGEAYVASDVGQHQMFAALYYGFDKPRRWVNSGGLGTMGFGLPAALGIKLALPEETVICVTGDGSIQMNIQELSTALQYDLPVVVVNLNNRFLGMVKQWQDMIYAGRHSQSYMESLPDFVKLAEAYGHVGISIRTPDELESKLEQALAVKNRLVFVDVTIDETEHVYPMQIRGGSMDEMWLSKTERT from the coding sequence ATGGAGATGTTGTCAGGAGCCGAGATGGTCGTTCGATCGTTAATCGATCAGGGCGTAAAGCATGTATTCGGTTATCCGGGCGGGGCCGTTCTTGATATTTACGACGCCCTGCACACGGTTGGAGGAATTGAACACGTCCTCGTGCGCCACGAGCAGGGTGCAGTGCACATGGCCGATGGATTTGCGCGTGCAACCGGAGAAGTAGGCGTGGTGCTGGTGACCTCAGGTCCCGGAGCAACAAATGCCATTACCGGTATTGCGACCGCTTATATGGACTCGGTTCCGATGGTGGTTATTTCGGGTCAGGTTGCTACGTCTCTGATTGGTAACGATGCTTTTCAGGAGTGCGATATGGTCGGGATTTCACGCCCGGTGGTGAAGCACAGCTTTTTAGTGAAGCATACTGAAGATATTCCAACCATTATCAAAAAAGCATTCTATTTGGCCTCGACAGGGCGTCCGGGGCCCGTCGTCGTTGATTTGCCTAAAGACATCATGAATCCGGCGATCAAACTGCCGTATTCTTATCCTGAAAACGTAAAAATGCGCTCGTATAGCCCGACTCTACAAGGGCATCGTGGCCAGATTAAGCGCGCACTACAAACGTTGTTGGCGGCGAAACAGCCGATTATTTATGCCGGTGGCGGTGTGATTAGCTCAGGTTGTCATGAGGAGCTGCGTCAGCTAGCCGAGCGCTTGAATATTCCAGTGACAACATCTTTGATGGGCTTGGGTGGCTTCCCAGCATCTCACGCTCAAAGCCTCGGCATGCTGGGTATGCATGGCACTTACGAAGCCAATATGGCGATGCACAACGCTGACGTTATTTTTGCCGTCGGTGTGCGCTTCGACGATCGTACCACCAATAATCTGGCTAAATACTGTCCTAATGCGACAGTGCTGCATATCGACATCGATCCTACCTCGATCTCCAAAACCGTTGATGCAGATATTCCGATCGTGGGTGATGCGAAAGAGGCGCTAGCGACTTTCTTGGAGCTGCTGGGGCAGAAAGAAGCCAAGCAAGATTTCGATGGACTGCGTGATTGGTGGCAAAACATTGCTCAATGGCGTGCCCGTAAATGCCTGAGCTATGATACGAACAGCGGCCGTATTAAACCGCAGCAGGTCATTGAAACCCTCCATCGATTAACCCACGGTGAGGCTTATGTTGCTTCGGACGTGGGTCAACATCAGATGTTTGCCGCCTTGTACTACGGTTTTGATAAACCGCGTCGTTGGGTGAATTCGGGAGGCCTAGGCACTATGGGCTTTGGCTTGCCTGCGGCGCTGGGGATCAAATTAGCCTTGCCGGAAGAAACCGTGATTTGTGTCACTGGTGACGGCAGTATCCAGATGAACATCCAAGAGCTGTCAACGGCGCTGCAATATGATTTGCCCGTTGTCGTGGTGAATCTGAACAACCGCTTCCTTGGCATGGTTAAGCAGTGGCAAGACATGATCTATGCAGGGCGTCATTCACAGTCTTACATGGAATCATTACCGGATTTTGTGAAGCTGGCTGAGGCTTACGGACACGTTGGGATCTCG